In one window of Photorhabdus laumondii subsp. laumondii DNA:
- a CDS encoding DUF3486 family protein has translation MARRSTIDKLPEDVRRWLERALTESGFSGYQELETLLRDQGYVISKSAIHRYGQKIEKRYGAIRAATEAARMLTEGAVDDQDARSEAVIALIQTELFESIIQLQEAENGEIAPKERVTLLSTVAKNVATLSRASVNLKKFQSEVRARTEAAASNAEKIARKGGLSAEAVAALRREILGIAT, from the coding sequence ATGGCGCGTCGAAGCACTATTGATAAACTCCCTGAAGACGTTCGGCGTTGGTTGGAACGGGCTTTGACTGAATCAGGATTTAGTGGATACCAGGAACTCGAAACCTTGCTGCGTGATCAAGGTTATGTAATCAGTAAGTCTGCTATTCACCGTTATGGACAAAAAATAGAAAAGCGATACGGTGCAATACGGGCAGCAACAGAAGCAGCTCGGATGCTCACAGAAGGTGCCGTGGATGATCAAGATGCACGTTCTGAGGCTGTGATTGCTTTAATTCAGACTGAACTTTTTGAAAGTATTATTCAACTTCAGGAAGCTGAAAACGGAGAGATTGCGCCAAAAGAGCGCGTCACACTGCTTTCAACGGTGGCAAAAAACGTAGCTACACTTTCTCGTGCTAGCGTGAATCTGAAAAAATTCCAATCTGAAGTCCGGGCACGAACTGAAGCTGCTGCAAGTAATGCAGAGAAAATTGCACGCAAAGGTGGATTATCTGCCGAAGCAGTTGCTGCATTACGTCGGGAAATATTGGGAATTGCGACATGA
- a CDS encoding transglycosylase SLT domain-containing protein, with protein sequence MNWRQIIGIVLLWCSGMVSLALADELPHRSRQYRNDLIRASRVIWGLNAPVADFAAQLHQESDWKSRAISPVGAQGMAQFMPATADWISQRIPELSNKDPFNPIWSIRAMVHYDYWLWQRIKAADKCQRMAMALSSYNGGLGWLLRDKKKTEAVGLNPWVWFGHVESQNAGRRASAWKENRHYSKRILLELAPRYLAWGGTSCAN encoded by the coding sequence ATGAATTGGCGGCAGATTATCGGAATTGTTTTGTTGTGGTGTAGTGGTATGGTCAGCCTAGCATTGGCTGACGAACTGCCACACCGTTCGCGGCAATACCGCAATGACTTAATACGTGCTTCTCGTGTGATCTGGGGATTGAATGCGCCTGTAGCTGATTTTGCCGCTCAGTTGCATCAGGAGAGTGACTGGAAATCACGAGCTATTTCTCCTGTTGGTGCTCAGGGTATGGCCCAGTTTATGCCCGCAACAGCGGATTGGATTAGTCAACGCATTCCTGAATTATCCAATAAAGATCCCTTCAACCCAATCTGGTCTATACGGGCAATGGTTCACTATGACTATTGGCTATGGCAACGCATTAAAGCTGCCGATAAGTGCCAAAGAATGGCGATGGCGCTGTCTTCCTATAATGGGGGCTTAGGATGGTTACTACGGGATAAGAAGAAAACCGAGGCAGTTGGTCTCAATCCGTGGGTCTGGTTCGGTCATGTTGAATCTCAGAATGCTGGGCGTAGAGCGTCAGCATGGAAAGAAAATCGACATTATTCCAAACGCATATTACTGGAACTCGCGCCTCGTTATTTGGCTTGGGGAGGTACCAGCTGTGCCAATTAA
- a CDS encoding putative holin, with the protein MKTFKSFVSLIKKLRLGGWLLTAVLLLITIGLVSPQQVPVVIYKLSLIALAVVLGYWLDRSLFPKARPGQYLKYDEILMKEGKYPVQTGYHMVFAAVLIRRALIVAATCLSVATGL; encoded by the coding sequence GTGAAAACTTTCAAATCGTTTGTATCACTTATCAAAAAATTACGCCTCGGTGGCTGGTTGTTAACAGCTGTTCTATTGCTGATCACTATCGGTTTAGTTTCCCCTCAACAAGTCCCTGTTGTGATTTACAAATTGTCGCTTATTGCTCTGGCTGTTGTCTTGGGGTACTGGCTTGACCGCAGTTTATTCCCGAAAGCAAGGCCCGGTCAGTATCTGAAATATGATGAAATACTCATGAAAGAAGGAAAATATCCCGTTCAGACTGGCTACCATATGGTATTTGCTGCCGTTCTGATACGCCGTGCACTGATTGTTGCCGCTACCTGTCTGAGCGTAGCTACAGGGTTGTGA